The Sporosarcina luteola genome contains a region encoding:
- a CDS encoding 2-oxoglutarate dehydrogenase E1 component, producing the protein MSNNVGTQRSPYSVFAGPNLGYVMEMYDQFKASPESVDPELAEMFRSYGAPSIEGADQNTAMSAVPESNFGKVLAAYTLIDAIRTYGHLASDIYPLNDRPKDATRLELSFYGLSESDLQSMPTSLFVKNPPAHVESGLDAVNYLKSLYTGKIAYEFSHVIDEEERTWIQSKIENGEISVQLSEDDKKALLERLTKVEGFEKFIHRTFVGAKRFSIEGLDSLVVLIDELVRRSEADRVKKILIGMAHRGRLNVLTHILNKPYEMMFAEFAGVPSEPFLPEDGTLATTHGWFGDVKYHMGALYKAPSGTERFLAYNPSHLEVVNPIVAGQTRAAQETTSHEGLPEQDMKAAYAIMIHGDAAFPGQGIVPETFNYSRVRGYKTGGSIHIIANNTIGFTTEYYDSRSTHYSSDPAKGFEVPVLHVNADSPEDVMAVAAFAFEYRQKFGKDILIDLIGYRRYGHNEMDEPLVTNPMMYHSIHKHPTVRQIYGSKLVEANILKDDDVEKLDADIFAMMQAAYDKVKEDSSKAKERSNATPEAVMAGYPRDLETGVDHDRLQRMNEELLSYPDDFTVFSKLDRILKRREEPFKGKGKVDWAHAEQLAFGSILQDGKPIRITGQDVQRGTFAHRHLVLHDEKTGEEFVPLHHISDSKASFVAYNSPLTEFAVVGYEFGYNLEKDQALSIWEAQYGDFANMAQVMFDQFISSSHSKWGQQSGMVILLPHAYEGQGPEHSSARLERYLQLSAENNWTVANISSAANYFHVLRRQAMMLGTEVERPLVIVSPKSLLRHPLVGAEVSDLAEGHFQTVLEQPGTGQNPEKVKKILFASGKMAIDLAEKVKDGEGFDHLHIVRVEQLYPFPSEKIAEITARYPKVKELVWVQEEPKNMGSWSFALEYMLEIAGDKKSVSYVGRIHRASPSEGNGEAHKAEQQRIIEEALKK; encoded by the coding sequence ATGTCGAACAATGTTGGTACCCAACGTTCCCCTTATTCGGTATTTGCTGGTCCGAACCTTGGGTATGTAATGGAAATGTATGATCAATTTAAAGCGTCACCCGAATCGGTGGATCCCGAACTTGCTGAAATGTTCAGAAGCTACGGTGCGCCTTCTATAGAGGGTGCAGATCAAAATACAGCAATGTCAGCTGTGCCAGAAAGTAATTTTGGAAAAGTTCTGGCCGCCTACACGCTAATCGACGCTATCCGCACATACGGGCATCTTGCCTCGGATATATATCCGCTGAACGATAGACCTAAAGATGCAACGCGACTGGAACTTTCGTTTTATGGTTTATCCGAGAGCGATTTACAGTCGATGCCAACCTCCTTGTTTGTGAAAAATCCGCCCGCCCATGTAGAAAGCGGACTGGATGCAGTAAACTATCTGAAATCATTATACACTGGGAAGATTGCTTATGAATTCTCTCATGTGATTGATGAAGAAGAGCGAACTTGGATCCAATCGAAAATCGAAAACGGAGAAATCTCCGTGCAGCTTTCTGAGGATGATAAAAAGGCTTTACTTGAACGGCTTACAAAGGTCGAAGGCTTTGAAAAATTCATTCACCGCACATTTGTCGGGGCAAAGCGTTTTTCCATTGAAGGACTTGACTCTCTAGTCGTCCTCATTGATGAGTTGGTTCGCCGTTCCGAGGCTGACAGAGTGAAGAAGATACTGATTGGCATGGCACACCGGGGACGTTTGAATGTATTGACCCATATTTTGAATAAACCTTATGAAATGATGTTCGCTGAATTTGCCGGCGTCCCATCCGAGCCATTTCTACCTGAAGATGGAACGCTAGCGACAACACATGGCTGGTTCGGTGATGTTAAATACCATATGGGAGCTCTATACAAAGCTCCTTCAGGAACGGAACGTTTCTTGGCTTACAACCCTTCCCACTTGGAAGTCGTTAATCCGATAGTAGCAGGTCAGACTCGAGCCGCACAGGAAACGACATCTCATGAAGGACTGCCTGAGCAAGATATGAAAGCGGCATACGCGATCATGATTCATGGTGATGCAGCATTCCCAGGTCAAGGTATTGTTCCTGAAACGTTCAACTATAGCCGCGTCCGCGGTTATAAGACTGGCGGTTCAATTCACATCATCGCCAATAATACGATCGGTTTCACAACTGAATATTACGATTCGAGATCAACCCATTATTCATCTGATCCTGCAAAAGGTTTCGAAGTTCCGGTACTGCATGTCAATGCTGACAGTCCGGAAGATGTTATGGCTGTTGCGGCGTTTGCATTCGAATATCGTCAGAAGTTCGGCAAGGATATTTTAATAGACTTGATCGGATATCGCCGTTACGGGCATAACGAAATGGATGAACCATTAGTGACGAACCCGATGATGTACCATTCAATCCATAAGCACCCGACTGTACGCCAAATATACGGTTCGAAACTAGTTGAAGCAAACATCTTGAAAGATGATGATGTTGAAAAGTTGGATGCTGACATTTTTGCGATGATGCAAGCTGCATACGACAAGGTGAAAGAGGATTCCTCCAAAGCGAAAGAAAGGTCCAATGCGACGCCTGAAGCTGTCATGGCAGGATACCCTAGGGATCTTGAAACCGGTGTAGACCATGACAGATTGCAGCGGATGAACGAAGAGTTGCTATCCTACCCGGATGACTTCACTGTGTTCAGCAAGCTGGATCGGATCTTGAAGCGTCGTGAAGAACCTTTCAAAGGAAAAGGAAAAGTCGACTGGGCACATGCCGAACAACTGGCATTCGGTTCCATACTACAAGACGGCAAGCCAATCCGTATTACGGGGCAAGACGTCCAACGGGGCACTTTCGCGCATCGACACCTTGTGCTGCACGACGAAAAGACAGGAGAAGAATTTGTACCACTTCATCATATTAGCGACTCAAAAGCTTCATTTGTCGCTTACAATAGCCCGTTGACTGAGTTTGCCGTTGTCGGTTATGAATTCGGTTATAACTTGGAGAAAGACCAAGCGTTGTCGATTTGGGAAGCCCAATATGGCGACTTTGCAAATATGGCACAAGTAATGTTTGACCAATTCATTTCCTCCAGTCATTCAAAATGGGGACAGCAGTCCGGCATGGTCATTCTTCTGCCGCATGCATACGAAGGTCAAGGACCGGAACACTCTAGCGCACGTCTCGAAAGATATTTGCAGCTAAGTGCAGAAAACAACTGGACGGTTGCAAACATTTCAAGCGCAGCGAATTATTTCCACGTCTTGCGCAGACAGGCAATGATGCTTGGAACTGAAGTGGAGCGTCCTCTTGTCATCGTATCACCGAAATCACTTCTTCGTCATCCGCTCGTCGGTGCCGAAGTGAGCGATCTCGCAGAAGGACATTTCCAAACTGTTCTTGAACAGCCTGGAACAGGCCAAAATCCTGAAAAAGTGAAGAAGATCCTATTCGCAAGCGGTAAAATGGCAATCGATCTTGCAGAGAAAGTTAAGGACGGAGAAGGCTTCGACCACTTGCATATCGTACGCGTGGAACAGCTTTATCCATTCCCATCCGAAAAAATTGCGGAAATCACTGCGCGCTATCCAAAAGTGAAGGAACTTGTCTGGGTCCAAGAAGAGCCTAAAAACATGGGATCTTGGTCATTTGCTTTGGAATACATGCTGGAAATCGCGGGAGATAAGAAATCAGTTTCCTACGTAGGCCGTATTCATCGCGCGAGCCCTTCAGAAGGCAATGGGGAAGCGCACAAAGCAGAGCAACAACGCATCATCGAAGAAGCTTTGAAAAAATAA
- the odhB gene encoding 2-oxoglutarate dehydrogenase complex dihydrolipoyllysine-residue succinyltransferase: MAEIKVPELAESITEGTIAKWLKQPGESVDKGEFIVELETDKVNVEVISEEAGVIQELLAAEGDTVEVGQVIAVVGEGSGAPAAQPSAPAPKAEEAPAAAPAPQEAAAAQTTEQSSSDRTIASPAARKLAREKGINLADVSPVDPMGRVRAQDVSAHGTAPKAPAAPAAPTKVAATPAQDGRETREKMTRRRQTIAKRLLEVRQSTAMLTTFNEIDMTAVMELRSRKKDDFYDKNDVRLGFMSFFTKAVVAALKKYPYVNSEIDGDEIILKHYYDVGIAVSTEGGLVVPIVRDADRKNFAEIESTIGELAGKARDNKLTIADMSGGSFTITNGGVFGSLFSTPILNGTQVGILGMHTIQKRPVAVGDNVEIRPMMYIALSYDHRVIDGKDSVGFLKMVKELIENPEDLLLGS, from the coding sequence GTGGCTGAAATCAAAGTACCTGAGCTTGCAGAATCGATTACTGAAGGAACGATTGCAAAGTGGTTGAAACAACCCGGTGAAAGTGTTGACAAAGGCGAGTTCATCGTAGAATTGGAAACGGATAAAGTAAACGTGGAAGTCATCTCCGAAGAAGCCGGAGTCATCCAAGAACTTCTTGCTGCAGAAGGTGACACAGTTGAAGTCGGTCAAGTCATCGCAGTCGTAGGCGAAGGTTCCGGAGCTCCAGCGGCACAACCATCTGCTCCTGCTCCTAAAGCTGAAGAGGCTCCTGCAGCAGCACCGGCACCACAGGAGGCGGCAGCTGCGCAAACAACTGAACAGTCTTCTTCCGATCGTACAATCGCAAGTCCGGCAGCTCGAAAGCTTGCACGTGAAAAGGGCATCAATCTTGCTGATGTATCACCAGTAGATCCAATGGGCCGTGTTCGAGCGCAAGACGTTTCAGCACATGGTACAGCACCTAAAGCTCCTGCTGCACCTGCAGCTCCTACTAAAGTTGCTGCAACACCTGCACAAGATGGCCGTGAAACGCGAGAAAAAATGACGCGTCGCCGCCAAACGATTGCGAAACGTCTATTGGAAGTCAGACAATCAACTGCAATGCTTACAACATTCAATGAAATCGACATGACTGCAGTTATGGAACTCCGTTCACGTAAAAAAGACGATTTCTATGACAAGAATGATGTGCGTCTTGGTTTCATGTCTTTCTTTACAAAAGCGGTTGTCGCTGCTCTTAAAAAGTACCCATACGTCAACTCGGAAATCGATGGCGACGAAATCATCTTGAAACACTATTACGATGTAGGAATCGCAGTTTCAACTGAAGGCGGATTGGTTGTTCCAATCGTCCGTGATGCTGATCGTAAGAATTTTGCTGAAATTGAATCTACAATCGGAGAGCTTGCTGGAAAAGCGAGAGACAATAAATTGACGATTGCAGATATGTCAGGCGGATCATTCACAATCACAAACGGCGGTGTATTCGGATCTTTGTTCTCAACACCGATACTAAACGGTACTCAAGTGGGTATCCTAGGAATGCACACAATTCAAAAACGTCCTGTAGCTGTTGGCGATAATGTGGAGATTCGTCCGATGATGTACATTGCATTGTCTTATGATCACCGTGTCATCGATGGAAAAGACTCTGTCGGATTCTTGAAAATGGTCAAAGAATTGATTGAGAACCCAGAAGATCTCCTTCTTGGATCTTGA
- a CDS encoding undecaprenyldiphospho-muramoylpentapeptide beta-N-acetylglucosaminyltransferase produces MKRPVVLLTGGGTAGHVSVNEALIPVFIEKGYEIHYIGSHDGIEKELIKDGHREVTYHAIQSGKLRRYFSMKNFSDPFRVGAGVLQAYSILRKVQPEIIFSKGGFVSVPVVLAAKLAKIPVVVHESDVTPGLANKLALPFSKHIFTVFEQTLDYIPAGKATCAGAVIRPEIFQGDRKEGLRIAGLTGEKPIFIVMGGSQGSALLNNAVRSELDAVLEHFEIIHLCGKGNIDESLEQMKGYTQFEYVTEGLPHLLAASDYAVSRAGSNAIFELLSVLKPMLLIPLSASQSRGDQLLNASLFESLGIAKVIQEEELGENSMAELFTSLREDRENLVSNMRNVSHTKSPETMVDLILSYKN; encoded by the coding sequence ATGAAACGGCCTGTCGTATTACTAACCGGGGGCGGCACTGCAGGTCATGTGTCGGTAAATGAAGCACTTATCCCCGTATTCATTGAAAAAGGATATGAAATCCATTATATCGGTTCCCACGATGGCATTGAAAAAGAATTGATAAAAGATGGTCATCGTGAAGTGACCTACCATGCAATCCAAAGCGGCAAGTTAAGACGTTACTTTTCCATGAAGAATTTCTCCGATCCATTCAGGGTAGGAGCCGGGGTTTTACAGGCATATTCGATATTGCGAAAAGTGCAGCCGGAAATCATTTTTTCGAAAGGCGGATTTGTTTCCGTACCTGTCGTTTTAGCTGCAAAGCTTGCAAAGATCCCCGTTGTCGTCCATGAATCGGACGTTACTCCGGGACTTGCAAACAAGCTCGCTCTACCGTTTTCAAAACATATATTTACGGTCTTCGAGCAGACGCTTGACTATATACCTGCCGGAAAAGCAACTTGTGCAGGTGCTGTCATCAGACCTGAAATATTCCAAGGAGACAGGAAAGAAGGACTGCGGATTGCGGGTTTGACAGGAGAGAAACCGATATTTATCGTCATGGGAGGCAGCCAAGGATCAGCATTGCTCAATAACGCCGTGCGAAGTGAATTGGATGCTGTGCTGGAACATTTTGAAATCATCCATCTATGCGGTAAAGGGAATATTGATGAGTCTTTGGAACAGATGAAGGGCTATACCCAGTTTGAATATGTGACCGAGGGGTTGCCGCATTTATTGGCGGCATCCGATTATGCAGTATCACGTGCAGGGTCGAACGCTATATTTGAATTGTTGTCCGTCTTAAAACCGATGCTGCTCATTCCTTTATCCGCTTCACAAAGCAGGGGAGATCAGTTATTGAATGCCTCCCTGTTCGAATCTCTAGGTATTGCAAAAGTGATCCAAGAAGAAGAGTTGGGTGAAAACTCCATGGCTGAGCTTTTCACATCACTAAGGGAAGATAGGGAGAATCTTGTATCCAATATGAGAAATGTTTCGCACACGAAATCTCCGGAAACAATGGTGGATTTAATCCTCTCATACAAAAATTAG
- a CDS encoding DUF6501 family protein, whose translation MSFKEWTTAPTLRKVICKHADAEKYVVNDCLTPGKEYDVKNETDEFIFIVDNTGKVGGYYKTYFE comes from the coding sequence ATGTCTTTCAAAGAGTGGACGACTGCCCCGACACTGCGTAAAGTAATCTGTAAGCATGCGGATGCGGAAAAGTATGTCGTTAACGATTGTTTAACACCCGGGAAAGAATATGATGTGAAAAACGAAACAGACGAATTCATTTTCATCGTGGATAATACCGGGAAAGTCGGCGGCTATTATAAAACGTATTTCGAATGA
- a CDS encoding MATE family efflux transporter, translating into MQTTVPFKKKPLKLATIVMPILITQVALYMITFFDILMTGRYDTYHLAGVTIGSSFWVPVYTGLAGILMGLTPIIAQLIGSRRNVDVKFTVQQGLYVSIALASVVFMIIRYGVSPILESMPLEEEVRIVAADYLEAMSLGLFPLFAYTVLRCFFDALGATRVSMAIILLSAPLTIFTNYLLIYGNWGFPELGGVGAGYAAAITYWLIFFIAYGVAWKHRSFSDYQLFNKWGKLSFVRWKEILFIGVPIGISIFVETSIFSAVTLMMSNYSTIVISAHQVALNFSSLLYMIPLSISMGATILVGQSVGAGQFRDAKQYSFLAVGLAIAFSAIAIIILLIFRGQIASLYTTDVQIIGMAAQFLIYAALFQLSDAIQAPVQGALRGYKDVNMTFIMAIMSYWVLGLPIGFLLATYSELGPFGYWVGLIAGLTVGAIALTLRLLHIQKRKFR; encoded by the coding sequence TTGCAAACTACCGTTCCATTTAAGAAAAAGCCGTTAAAACTGGCTACAATTGTTATGCCAATTCTTATTACGCAGGTTGCCCTGTACATGATTACCTTCTTCGACATTCTTATGACTGGGCGATATGATACATACCATCTTGCAGGTGTAACAATCGGTTCTTCGTTTTGGGTACCTGTCTATACCGGTCTAGCCGGCATCTTGATGGGATTGACTCCCATTATCGCCCAGCTAATAGGTTCCCGCCGGAACGTAGATGTGAAATTTACTGTTCAGCAAGGTCTGTATGTATCAATCGCCCTCGCTAGTGTCGTTTTCATGATCATTCGATATGGAGTTTCACCGATCCTCGAATCAATGCCGCTCGAAGAGGAGGTCCGGATTGTAGCTGCCGACTACTTGGAAGCTATGAGCTTAGGGCTGTTTCCGCTTTTCGCATACACCGTATTACGTTGTTTCTTCGATGCACTCGGCGCAACACGCGTCTCAATGGCTATCATTCTTTTATCTGCACCGCTTACAATTTTCACGAACTATCTTCTTATTTATGGAAACTGGGGCTTTCCCGAATTAGGTGGTGTCGGGGCAGGTTATGCAGCAGCGATCACCTATTGGCTTATTTTTTTCATTGCCTATGGTGTCGCTTGGAAACACAGATCGTTCAGCGATTACCAACTATTTAATAAATGGGGCAAGCTTTCATTTGTAAGGTGGAAAGAGATATTATTCATCGGCGTGCCAATCGGGATTTCAATATTTGTCGAAACGAGCATATTTTCCGCGGTTACATTGATGATGAGTAACTATTCGACCATTGTTATTTCGGCACATCAGGTCGCCCTGAATTTCTCGTCTCTTCTCTATATGATTCCTTTAAGCATTTCGATGGGCGCAACCATTCTAGTCGGACAGTCTGTCGGTGCTGGTCAATTCCGTGATGCGAAACAATACAGTTTTCTGGCTGTCGGTCTTGCCATTGCATTCAGTGCCATAGCCATCATCATCCTCCTTATATTCCGGGGACAAATCGCCTCACTCTATACGACAGACGTACAAATCATCGGAATGGCTGCTCAGTTCCTCATCTATGCAGCGCTCTTTCAGTTGTCTGATGCGATCCAAGCACCCGTCCAAGGTGCATTACGCGGATATAAAGACGTCAATATGACATTCATTATGGCAATAATGTCTTATTGGGTGCTCGGTTTGCCCATCGGCTTTCTTTTGGCGACGTATAGCGAATTGGGTCCGTTCGGTTACTGGGTCGGCCTCATTGCAGGTCTGACGGTCGGAGCAATCGCGTTGACACTCCGACTGCTCCATATTCAGAAAAGGAAATTCAGGTAA
- a CDS encoding vWA domain-containing protein — translation MVKLNRFIQFNDETIDANLLLLYERLGRALADAEFLELTERKLFEFQPKEGTISISVFWRHRSEEVTHAGRLSDVYLLTAGYWKHFSVPDWIRFRNKYKSHVLRKFAEELMLMLEEFRLIDVVEKERPGTAKAFSIRRQLMLNFHRDRLLSNTSKAFIADALLNQLYITLHEGLLTETQVDWNLPISQIMMIAAYTTDAKSTEEVAELAERIIFIVEEIIENDLIHQYYAVGDAITEETAVFHYHEGMTDAEQGEPKPKETIEEIFRTWHRESESESGVHLEYELEHGRAGRGDGENTTEGNEHADVQETGTGQSEGNESSKWSDEERSGSGKKSMRKTAGHDFGKENVNVVYEEQAVQAVRNDANMAKLLRWREEQKPFVRSFAEEMRKRIELKTDAKRNRLMKGRLSTKLTTLLVDERPRPFYRKNIPSQKLDAVFGLLVDGSASMMDKLDETKKAVLLFHDVLRELSVQHEISSYYEDANYASKDIQPNVFGMMHTFDDQRKDDGLTILSFDTNEDNRDGFAIRWMTRRLLGRPEKHKFLLVFSDGEPSAFGYDRNGILDTRESVLEAEKKGVSVIHLFLSSEEPTDDQRALFSMMFGNKSAASQSVEHFTDQTLRILRKLLVIAVG, via the coding sequence ATGGTCAAATTAAATCGGTTCATACAATTCAATGATGAAACGATCGATGCAAACTTACTGCTTCTTTACGAACGGTTAGGGAGGGCGCTTGCGGATGCGGAATTCCTGGAATTGACAGAGCGTAAACTGTTCGAATTCCAGCCGAAGGAAGGCACCATTTCAATTAGTGTGTTTTGGAGGCATCGTTCCGAAGAAGTGACGCATGCCGGCCGGTTATCAGACGTGTATTTATTGACAGCTGGTTATTGGAAGCATTTTTCCGTACCGGATTGGATCCGGTTCAGAAATAAGTACAAAAGCCACGTTTTGCGGAAGTTTGCTGAAGAGCTGATGCTTATGTTGGAGGAATTCAGACTGATTGATGTGGTCGAAAAGGAAAGGCCTGGTACAGCAAAGGCATTTTCAATCAGACGGCAACTTATGCTAAACTTTCACAGGGATCGGCTCCTATCCAACACTAGTAAAGCGTTTATTGCTGATGCATTATTGAATCAGCTGTACATCACATTACATGAAGGTTTGTTGACTGAAACACAAGTGGATTGGAATTTGCCGATCAGCCAAATCATGATGATTGCTGCATATACGACCGATGCGAAATCAACTGAAGAAGTGGCCGAACTGGCAGAGCGTATCATCTTCATAGTCGAGGAGATCATCGAAAATGACCTTATTCATCAATATTATGCTGTCGGAGACGCCATCACGGAAGAGACAGCCGTATTTCATTATCACGAAGGAATGACGGATGCAGAACAAGGGGAACCGAAACCGAAGGAAACGATTGAGGAAATTTTCCGTACATGGCATCGTGAAAGTGAAAGTGAATCGGGTGTTCATCTCGAATACGAGCTGGAGCATGGCCGAGCGGGCAGGGGGGACGGTGAAAATACGACTGAAGGCAATGAACATGCCGATGTCCAAGAAACAGGAACTGGACAATCAGAGGGAAATGAGAGCAGCAAATGGTCCGATGAAGAACGGAGCGGTTCAGGGAAGAAGTCAATGAGGAAAACGGCAGGTCATGACTTCGGCAAGGAAAACGTCAATGTCGTATACGAAGAGCAGGCAGTTCAAGCAGTGCGCAATGATGCGAATATGGCTAAGCTACTGAGATGGCGCGAAGAACAAAAACCTTTCGTCCGTTCATTTGCAGAGGAAATGAGAAAGAGGATTGAGTTGAAAACGGATGCAAAAAGGAACCGGTTGATGAAGGGCAGGCTGTCTACAAAATTGACGACATTGCTAGTGGATGAACGTCCACGTCCATTTTACCGGAAAAACATCCCTTCGCAAAAGTTGGATGCGGTTTTCGGGTTGCTTGTAGATGGTTCCGCATCCATGATGGATAAACTCGATGAGACAAAGAAAGCCGTTTTACTATTCCATGATGTGTTAAGGGAGCTATCTGTCCAACATGAAATATCCTCTTATTACGAAGATGCCAATTATGCTTCCAAGGATATACAACCGAATGTTTTTGGGATGATGCACACATTTGACGATCAGAGGAAAGATGACGGGTTGACCATTCTTTCATTCGATACGAATGAAGATAATCGAGACGGTTTTGCGATTAGATGGATGACGCGCAGGTTGCTTGGCAGACCAGAGAAGCATAAATTCTTACTGGTCTTTTCGGATGGTGAGCCGTCTGCATTTGGTTATGATCGGAATGGTATTCTGGATACGAGGGAATCGGTGTTGGAGGCCGAGAAGAAGGGTGTCTCTGTCATCCATTTGTTTTTATCGTCAGAGGAACCGACAGATGATCAACGTGCACTATTTTCGATGATGTTCGGAAATAAATCCGCAGCATCGCAATCCGTTGAACATTTTACGGATCAGACATTGAGAATTTTAAGGAAGCTGTTGGTAATTGCAGTGGGATGA
- a CDS encoding toxic anion resistance protein, translating to MTENNVTNSEVKTMDDLLDNPFNMNEPLLPKEMQTEQTKGQVAVKLMDRLSPEEQEKARQLAEQIPVGNYEAIITYGANAQNELSRFSHKMLDHVQSKDIGPVGDVLGDLMSKLSEIDPEDLSEKKKTGLSRLFGKAKRSIQEMMTKYQKLSTQIDRIGVQLEHSKRGLLEDVQMLDSLYEQNKTYFQALNVYIAAAELKRDEIANVIIPEMQRQAELSNDQMAFQEVNDMGQFLDRLEKRLYDLQLSRQITIQSAPQIRMIQQTNQTLAEKIQSSIMTSIPLWKNQIAIALTLNRQRKAVESQRLVTKTTNDLLLKNSEMLKVNSIETAKENERGIIEIDTLKKTQENLIQTIEETLVIQADGRAKRKQAEVEIARMEEELKQRLLAVHEKTQSPNRPL from the coding sequence ATGACAGAAAATAACGTGACGAATTCCGAGGTAAAAACAATGGATGACCTTTTGGACAATCCGTTTAATATGAATGAGCCACTTTTGCCGAAAGAAATGCAGACGGAGCAAACGAAAGGCCAAGTGGCTGTAAAACTGATGGATCGGCTATCACCCGAAGAGCAGGAAAAAGCGAGACAACTAGCCGAACAAATTCCTGTAGGTAATTATGAAGCGATCATCACTTATGGCGCAAATGCACAAAATGAACTATCACGTTTCTCCCATAAAATGCTAGACCACGTACAAAGTAAAGATATCGGCCCCGTAGGTGATGTGCTAGGAGATTTAATGAGCAAGCTATCGGAAATTGATCCTGAAGATCTCTCCGAGAAGAAAAAAACCGGCCTCAGCCGACTTTTCGGAAAAGCGAAAAGGTCTATCCAAGAGATGATGACGAAATACCAGAAGCTTAGCACACAAATCGACCGCATCGGTGTCCAGCTTGAGCATTCCAAGCGCGGCCTGCTTGAAGATGTCCAAATGCTAGACAGCTTATACGAACAAAACAAGACATACTTCCAAGCATTGAATGTCTATATTGCTGCGGCAGAACTGAAACGAGACGAAATTGCAAACGTCATTATTCCTGAAATGCAAAGGCAAGCGGAACTTTCGAATGATCAAATGGCGTTCCAAGAAGTGAACGACATGGGACAATTCCTAGATAGGTTGGAAAAACGACTGTACGATCTTCAGCTTTCGAGACAGATTACGATTCAAAGCGCTCCGCAAATCAGGATGATTCAACAGACGAATCAGACGCTTGCCGAGAAGATCCAGTCTTCCATCATGACTTCCATTCCGTTATGGAAGAACCAGATCGCTATCGCGTTAACATTGAATAGACAGCGGAAAGCCGTAGAATCCCAACGTCTAGTGACAAAAACAACGAATGACCTTCTATTGAAGAACTCTGAAATGCTAAAAGTGAACTCCATCGAAACTGCAAAAGAAAATGAACGTGGCATCATTGAGATCGACACATTGAAGAAAACGCAGGAAAACCTGATCCAAACAATCGAAGAAACGCTTGTCATCCAAGCCGATGGACGTGCGAAGCGAAAGCAGGCGGAAGTGGAAATTGCCCGTATGGAAGAAGAATTGAAACAACGCCTCCTAGCCGTGCACGAAAAAACCCAATCCCCAAATCGACCACTATAA
- a CDS encoding AAA family ATPase has product MDSFIANERANRHERKYENQYTALIQEGGYISPIPDLWEDILIGVILKKPVLLKGPSGSGKTKLAQSISHFFNQPMHSVNCSVDLDAESLLGFKTINASSGQSIIEFVEGPVVQAMKEGHILYIDEINMAKPETLPILHSVLDHRRMLTNPFTSEVIHAHPDFTVIAAINEGYVGTSPMNEALKNRFISFSIPYLSGEQLREIIQNLFPQADANLVDTMMNINEDLRKQVVNGLLSEEAASVRSLLDAISLAEHMPVSRAIRYAIAEKLEDKMDRDLVMELMETWVK; this is encoded by the coding sequence ATGGATTCTTTTATCGCAAATGAAAGAGCAAATCGGCATGAGAGAAAGTATGAAAATCAATATACCGCTCTAATACAGGAGGGCGGCTATATTTCCCCAATCCCTGATTTATGGGAAGATATCCTGATCGGAGTGATATTGAAGAAACCCGTTCTTTTGAAAGGCCCCTCAGGCTCAGGAAAAACGAAGCTTGCACAGAGCATCTCTCATTTTTTCAACCAGCCGATGCATAGCGTGAATTGCTCTGTCGATTTGGACGCGGAATCTCTTTTAGGTTTCAAGACGATCAATGCAAGCAGTGGGCAATCAATCATCGAATTTGTTGAGGGCCCTGTCGTTCAGGCGATGAAAGAGGGGCATATCCTCTATATAGATGAAATTAATATGGCGAAACCGGAAACCCTCCCCATTTTACATAGTGTACTTGACCATAGGCGAATGCTTACAAATCCTTTTACAAGTGAAGTTATACATGCACATCCTGATTTTACGGTAATTGCAGCTATAAACGAAGGATACGTCGGAACATCACCGATGAATGAAGCGCTGAAAAACCGATTCATTTCATTTTCGATTCCTTATTTGTCCGGTGAACAATTACGGGAGATCATTCAAAATCTTTTCCCTCAAGCAGATGCGAATTTAGTCGATACGATGATGAACATCAATGAAGATCTGAGAAAGCAAGTGGTGAACGGTTTATTGTCTGAGGAAGCCGCTTCTGTCAGAAGTTTATTGGATGCAATATCGTTAGCAGAGCACATGCCGGTAAGTCGCGCCATCCGGTACGCGATTGCTGAGAAACTGGAAGACAAGATGGACAGGGATCTTGTCATGGAATTAATGGAAACATGGGTGAAGTGA